A single region of the Leisingera thetidis genome encodes:
- a CDS encoding AAA family ATPase yields MILVNRSRAPNPLDPSTKLGEAAIAEIDRIRQELESGEARQRRLVFKVYRDKRVREALEELFHGKCAYCETSISANQPIEIDQFRPKGGVTEAPNHPGYWWLANSWDNLLAACIDCNRQRNHLSKMEPSVQTSGKGNRFPLVDEAQRACSPSDDIGREQPLLLNPTMDEPSNHLVFDADGMVHSDTERGNATIAVLGLNRVGLVQARQRVMTTFKALAEPFMAGRDTSDENLDRLMKMAEDDAPYAGMIRQALSREEEMRALLDSLEAVAPARKPGKVTKSRLKRAKAESKSYTSRMSDYSLDTQEGRQKFKSQQRFIERMTIHNIRAIRDLEIDFGQQSHGPTPWLMLLGENGTGKSTVLQAIALVVSGHDQVHNLLKSGRLDPATLVRYRCQSGRVTVKLSGFPKPHELIVYRDRLEFHSPHGQVMTLTADGSASGEGWEAQTLVLGYGATCLLPRKERSETGEKFSRVENLFDAFVPLIDAQTWLMGLDGKTFDETAIVLKDLLALDEASELIRDQGQVWVRDGNSKTALKDLSDGYQTIVAVTVDLLEVLSRIWPNLTEAEGVVLIDEIDAHLHPTWQMEIVGSLRKALPGVQYITTTHQPLCLRGLTRGEVVVMQRGEDGLVEPLTDLPSPEDFRVDQLLTSDFFGLRSTVDPEVEALFDTYYALLALDTRTPEQEAELARLQDELKDRRYLGNTQRETLFYEAIDAMLAKRKTGERRSPENLRSEAVEQVSSMWKQVLAEEEGGKPL; encoded by the coding sequence ATGATTCTCGTGAACCGAAGCCGCGCGCCGAATCCGCTTGATCCGTCGACCAAGCTTGGCGAAGCCGCCATAGCCGAGATTGACCGGATCAGGCAGGAGCTGGAGAGCGGCGAGGCGCGGCAGCGCAGGCTGGTGTTTAAGGTCTACAGGGACAAACGGGTCCGGGAAGCCCTGGAAGAGTTGTTTCATGGCAAATGCGCCTATTGCGAAACCTCGATTTCTGCTAATCAGCCGATCGAGATCGACCAGTTCAGGCCCAAAGGCGGCGTGACCGAGGCGCCCAATCATCCGGGCTACTGGTGGCTGGCTAATAGCTGGGACAACCTGCTGGCGGCCTGCATCGACTGCAACCGGCAGCGCAACCACTTGTCGAAGATGGAGCCCTCGGTCCAGACCAGCGGCAAGGGCAACCGGTTCCCGCTTGTCGACGAGGCGCAGCGTGCCTGCAGCCCGTCAGACGATATCGGACGGGAACAGCCGCTGCTGCTGAACCCGACCATGGACGAACCTTCCAATCACCTTGTCTTCGATGCCGATGGCATGGTGCACAGCGACACCGAGCGAGGCAATGCCACGATTGCCGTGCTGGGGCTGAACCGTGTCGGTCTGGTTCAGGCGCGTCAGCGAGTGATGACCACGTTCAAAGCTTTGGCAGAGCCGTTTATGGCGGGACGGGATACCTCGGACGAGAACCTGGACCGGCTGATGAAGATGGCCGAGGACGATGCGCCTTATGCCGGCATGATCCGCCAAGCGTTGTCGCGGGAAGAGGAAATGCGCGCTCTGCTGGATTCGCTTGAGGCCGTCGCGCCCGCCAGAAAACCGGGCAAGGTCACCAAGTCGCGGCTGAAACGGGCGAAAGCGGAGTCGAAGAGCTACACCAGCCGGATGTCGGACTATTCGCTGGACACCCAAGAGGGCCGGCAGAAGTTCAAGTCGCAGCAACGTTTCATCGAACGGATGACGATCCACAATATCCGGGCGATCCGCGATCTGGAGATCGATTTCGGCCAGCAGTCGCACGGACCGACTCCCTGGCTGATGCTTCTGGGCGAGAACGGCACCGGCAAGAGTACCGTTTTGCAGGCCATCGCGCTGGTGGTGTCGGGCCACGACCAGGTGCACAACCTGCTGAAAAGCGGGCGGCTTGATCCGGCAACGCTGGTGCGCTACCGCTGCCAGTCGGGCCGGGTCACGGTCAAGCTGAGCGGATTTCCCAAGCCCCATGAACTGATCGTCTATCGCGACCGGCTGGAATTCCACAGCCCGCACGGACAGGTCATGACCCTGACGGCTGACGGTTCGGCCTCAGGCGAAGGCTGGGAGGCGCAAACGCTGGTCCTGGGCTACGGCGCGACGTGTCTGCTGCCGCGAAAGGAGAGGTCCGAGACGGGGGAGAAGTTTTCGCGGGTCGAGAACCTGTTCGACGCCTTTGTCCCACTGATCGACGCGCAGACATGGCTGATGGGGCTGGACGGCAAGACCTTTGACGAAACCGCAATTGTGCTGAAGGATCTGCTGGCGCTCGATGAGGCGTCGGAGCTGATCCGCGACCAGGGGCAAGTCTGGGTGCGTGATGGCAACAGCAAGACCGCGCTGAAGGACCTGAGCGACGGTTACCAGACCATCGTGGCGGTCACCGTCGATCTGCTGGAGGTATTGTCGCGGATCTGGCCCAACCTGACAGAGGCGGAAGGCGTCGTTCTGATCGACGAGATCGACGCCCACCTGCACCCGACCTGGCAGATGGAGATCGTCGGCAGCCTGCGCAAGGCCCTGCCCGGCGTGCAATACATCACCACCACGCATCAGCCGCTCTGCCTGCGCGGTCTGACCAGGGGCGAAGTGGTGGTCATGCAGCGCGGTGAAGACGGGCTAGTCGAGCCGCTGACCGACCTGCCCTCGCCGGAGGATTTCCGCGTCGACCAGCTGCTGACCTCGGATTTTTTCGGGCTGCGCTCGACCGTGGACCCCGAGGTCGAGGCGCTGTTCGACACCTATTACGCGCTGCTCGCGCTCGACACGCGCACGCCAGAACAGGAGGCCGAACTGGCCCGGTTGCAGGACGAACTAAAAGACCGCCGCTACCTGGGCAATACCCAGCGCGAGACCCTGTTCTACGAGGCTATCGACGCGATGCTGGCCAAACGGAAAACTGGCGAAAGGCGATCCCCGGAAAACCTGCGCAGCGAGGCGGTCGAACAGGTCAGCAGCATGTGGAAGCAGGTCCTGGCCGAGGAGGAGGGCGGGAAACCGTTATGA
- a CDS encoding GIY-YIG nuclease family protein: MENVFNIALASEAFKKPSDPGYIYLLRDRGRYKVGRTKSPEHRLSVAKTWIPDVEVIGMKPFWFHSELESYMHVGLATFAYKGEWFDFEGDDFEEVFIDEFRFFTDDNPIRNTRSFVYFVNGTGMSELTLEWSRQGVSKRRFLRETSFSQLSRIGRFEPMCM, translated from the coding sequence ATGGAAAATGTGTTTAACATTGCCTTGGCTTCGGAAGCTTTCAAGAAGCCCTCAGACCCAGGCTACATATACTTGTTGAGGGACAGAGGCCGATACAAGGTTGGGCGAACTAAATCACCCGAGCACAGGCTTAGTGTTGCGAAAACCTGGATCCCTGATGTTGAGGTGATCGGTATGAAGCCCTTTTGGTTTCACAGCGAACTCGAGTCGTACATGCATGTTGGGCTAGCTACGTTTGCTTACAAAGGGGAGTGGTTCGACTTCGAGGGTGATGATTTCGAAGAAGTATTCATAGATGAGTTTAGGTTCTTTACGGACGACAACCCAATCCGAAACACTCGATCATTCGTTTACTTTGTGAACGGAACCGGTATGAGCGAGCTCACTCTAGAGTGGTCTCGTCAAGGGGTTTCAAAGCGTAGGTTCCTAAGAGAAACTTCGTTTTCACAGCTCTCACGGATAGGCCGTTTCGAGCCAATGTGCATGTAG
- a CDS encoding RelA/SpoT domain-containing protein: MDIDEYKNGGRALYADFAEAVAAILKAAVAEHNDLRLQNIQHRAKTVDSLRAKLVKAEAAVDAAISDVAKDVSGCRLIFYTNGDVHRFGQSRILRENFMVDYDRSKIHYPDSREDGAEFFISENWVVTLSDARCALPEYRRFAGLRCEIQVQTILDHAWAEMAHDTIYKPMTDVGFGAAKVEAMRKRLRKTMQEFLQPAGYAFDKIASDYAQLRDGKAMFDSDALGVIRACTDRNCLDDAVENFSNYVLPNYDDYIAAAPEIIDTLSDAVIRAPAMPDVPHQSYFGEYPGTKSDSVIAKICRILESGYLLYASPEQMFDALIAMRQAAVAEEERKPIDDLTRRFAQHDRRAWQEVGPGFQRLLVDRITGLEDAALVAAAPSATIVLREALSSTVTGTNWQAESITWHRGSVTVTEDLKAMRRDALHQLERLHALLSEYDALKDVRRAMLAAGDTPSNVGYTDLLGEVIMDDLAQVIDFFTAVVPDLGLEARRQLEVDLHRKFYAYHALPPGMADKPELVAAQGRLVDAITECRAVIECDPDFVRYRLLVGHDSVTPIMWAKPGFDYKAAAKERSAGIDALVASFDAASAGDWLARLERFVETRNEDGAAFLGFQEFIKKLAAAQPDIMLNWMPRLSNRLANWLPGMLHGLSDAGHGAAVDPLIETWVAEDKHLSSIAWYFQFAEAFRLDLLATITAKGLAAEDDQILHNVVVAAARQSTKRPDGLFDTIFLPAVQSLSARRSFAWVDDMLNWDQLGLLKGLSSEQVEPLLDLLVELPRLTTGGEALLAVVAHEHVQAVIDLIGRRFLHERDNGDLRYVDLPHTLHYLRAPLAAVPTQVVAAARSWFDADPSFSEFRGGRLIAQLFPNLENPISSLLNSQIEESREGIQFVLSVLRAYEGEKFLHPLLRKIVGSLTAEDELLGIVHIVIDSSGVLVGEYGSVEAQEARKALVAEWETDENEAVRAFAARFINSANNQLAMERRRADRSVALRNIAFEK, from the coding sequence ATGGACATCGACGAATATAAGAATGGCGGCCGCGCGCTCTACGCTGACTTCGCGGAGGCGGTAGCGGCGATCCTCAAGGCAGCGGTCGCCGAGCACAACGACCTGCGACTGCAAAACATCCAGCACCGCGCCAAGACGGTAGACTCGCTGCGCGCTAAGCTCGTCAAGGCCGAGGCGGCAGTGGATGCGGCAATCAGTGATGTCGCCAAGGACGTCTCGGGCTGCCGTCTCATCTTCTACACCAATGGCGATGTACACCGCTTCGGCCAGAGCCGCATTCTGCGCGAGAATTTTATGGTCGATTATGATCGCTCGAAAATCCACTACCCCGACAGCAGGGAAGACGGCGCCGAGTTTTTCATCTCCGAAAACTGGGTGGTTACGCTAAGCGATGCTCGCTGTGCGCTTCCCGAGTATCGCAGGTTCGCTGGGCTGCGCTGCGAGATCCAGGTTCAGACGATCCTCGATCATGCCTGGGCGGAGATGGCTCACGACACAATCTATAAGCCGATGACCGATGTCGGGTTCGGGGCCGCCAAGGTCGAGGCGATGCGCAAGCGGCTGCGCAAAACGATGCAGGAGTTCCTTCAGCCGGCAGGATATGCATTCGATAAGATCGCGAGTGACTATGCGCAATTGCGTGACGGCAAGGCGATGTTCGACAGCGACGCGCTTGGCGTGATCCGCGCCTGCACTGATCGCAATTGCCTCGACGATGCCGTCGAGAATTTCTCGAACTATGTGCTGCCCAACTATGACGACTATATCGCAGCCGCTCCCGAGATAATCGACACGCTGTCGGATGCCGTGATCCGTGCACCTGCGATGCCCGACGTACCGCACCAGAGCTATTTCGGCGAATACCCCGGGACGAAGAGCGACTCGGTGATCGCCAAGATTTGCCGCATTCTCGAGAGCGGCTATCTCCTTTATGCGAGCCCTGAGCAGATGTTCGATGCGCTGATCGCGATGCGCCAGGCGGCGGTGGCCGAGGAGGAGCGCAAGCCTATAGACGATCTCACCCGGCGTTTCGCGCAGCACGACCGGCGCGCTTGGCAGGAGGTCGGACCGGGGTTCCAGCGACTGCTGGTCGACCGCATCACAGGCCTTGAGGATGCAGCGCTCGTCGCAGCGGCGCCGAGCGCTACCATCGTGTTGCGTGAGGCTCTGTCGAGCACGGTGACTGGGACGAACTGGCAGGCTGAATCGATTACGTGGCATAGAGGGTCGGTCACGGTGACCGAAGACTTAAAGGCGATGCGGCGTGACGCACTGCACCAGCTCGAACGCTTGCATGCCCTGCTCAGCGAGTATGACGCGCTTAAGGATGTCCGCCGCGCCATGCTCGCGGCAGGCGATACGCCGAGCAACGTCGGCTATACTGACCTGTTGGGCGAAGTCATCATGGACGATCTCGCGCAAGTCATCGACTTTTTCACCGCTGTGGTGCCCGACCTAGGCCTCGAAGCGAGGCGACAACTCGAGGTCGACCTGCACCGTAAATTCTACGCGTATCACGCCCTTCCGCCGGGGATGGCAGACAAGCCCGAACTCGTTGCCGCTCAGGGCCGGTTGGTTGACGCGATTACCGAGTGCCGCGCAGTGATCGAATGCGATCCCGACTTCGTCCGCTACCGGTTGCTCGTCGGGCACGACAGCGTGACTCCGATCATGTGGGCAAAGCCCGGGTTCGATTATAAAGCGGCGGCAAAAGAGCGCTCCGCCGGGATCGACGCCTTGGTGGCGAGCTTCGATGCGGCAAGCGCCGGTGACTGGCTCGCGCGACTCGAGCGGTTTGTCGAAACCCGTAACGAGGATGGGGCGGCGTTCTTGGGCTTTCAGGAATTCATAAAAAAGCTCGCCGCAGCTCAGCCTGACATCATGCTCAACTGGATGCCGCGACTGAGCAACCGCCTCGCCAACTGGCTGCCTGGCATGCTACATGGTCTGTCGGACGCGGGTCATGGCGCGGCGGTCGATCCGCTGATCGAGACCTGGGTCGCGGAGGACAAGCATCTCTCGTCGATCGCCTGGTATTTCCAATTCGCCGAGGCGTTCCGGTTGGACCTGCTCGCGACCATCACAGCCAAAGGTCTGGCGGCAGAAGACGATCAGATCCTCCACAACGTCGTGGTGGCCGCCGCGCGGCAGTCCACCAAGCGTCCGGACGGACTGTTCGACACTATTTTCCTCCCGGCGGTTCAGTCGCTGTCGGCCCGTAGGTCGTTCGCTTGGGTTGACGACATGCTCAATTGGGATCAGCTGGGGTTGCTCAAGGGATTATCATCGGAACAGGTCGAGCCTCTACTCGACCTCCTAGTTGAATTGCCCCGACTCACCACCGGTGGCGAAGCGCTGCTGGCTGTTGTGGCGCACGAGCACGTCCAAGCCGTGATCGATCTCATTGGCCGGCGCTTCTTGCATGAGCGGGACAACGGTGATCTCAGGTACGTTGACCTGCCGCATACACTCCACTATCTGCGAGCGCCGCTTGCCGCTGTGCCGACCCAAGTTGTTGCTGCAGCTCGGAGTTGGTTCGATGCCGACCCCAGTTTTTCTGAGTTTCGTGGCGGCCGCCTGATTGCACAGCTGTTCCCAAATCTCGAAAATCCGATTTCCTCGCTGCTTAACAGTCAGATCGAAGAAAGCCGAGAAGGCATCCAATTCGTGCTGTCGGTTCTGCGGGCATATGAGGGTGAGAAGTTTCTGCACCCGCTGCTGCGGAAGATCGTCGGTTCCCTGACGGCCGAAGACGAGTTGCTAGGGATCGTCCATATCGTCATCGATTCGAGCGGCGTACTCGTAGGCGAATATGGCAGCGTCGAAGCGCAGGAGGCGCGCAAGGCATTGGTCGCCGAATGGGAGACAGACGAGAATGAGGCGGTACGAGCTTTTGCCGCGAGGTTCATCAATTCCGCGAACAACCAGCTTGCCATGGAACGCCGCCGCGCTGACCGCTCGGTTGCACTGCGGAATATCGCTTTTGAGAAGTAG
- a CDS encoding EamA family transporter, with protein MKLVVLAHLAVAFAPLITFLLKLGVEDINSDFDALIQTAVVLVALSVLVGATGKFQSLRSVGPGTWVFLILSELATSVSWLCHSRAMHLGEASRVAPADNLSVVFGAPIAAVLLGERLSAMGWLGAGLIAASAVLVAAAP; from the coding sequence GTGAAGCTGGTAGTTTTGGCGCATCTCGCGGTGGCCTTTGCCCCCCTCATCACCTTCCTGCTGAAGCTAGGGGTCGAGGACATCAATTCCGATTTTGACGCCCTGATCCAGACCGCGGTGGTTCTGGTGGCCCTTTCCGTTCTCGTTGGCGCGACCGGCAAGTTCCAAAGCCTCAGATCCGTCGGGCCGGGGACGTGGGTGTTCCTCATCCTGTCCGAGCTAGCGACGAGCGTGTCGTGGCTGTGCCATTCCCGCGCAATGCATTTGGGCGAGGCGTCGCGGGTCGCGCCGGCGGACAACCTGAGCGTGGTCTTCGGGGCGCCGATCGCGGCGGTGTTGCTGGGCGAGCGGCTGTCGGCCATGGGTTGGTTGGGCGCGGGGCTGATCGCGGCCAGTGCGGTGCTGGTTGCGGCAGCGCCATGA
- a CDS encoding DUF6880 family protein, translated as MLAAGRAEEALQVVEIALSRETRDSAWCDPPELDDAHFACLEALGREEGLRRSLWARFERCLCRGALRRLLKRLPDFDDVETEDRAREVVLLFSPIEAGLAFCFARPDLTLAAQLVLSRTEEIDGDAYEILTPAAEALSSAQPLAAVLIWRSMIEFALERARSSRYGHAARHLASCADADAAIGNYQGRPEHDAFIQGLRKAHQRKAAFWARVREASDGV; from the coding sequence CTGCTCGCCGCAGGGCGTGCGGAGGAGGCCCTCCAGGTCGTGGAAATCGCACTGAGCCGCGAAACGCGCGATAGCGCGTGGTGCGACCCGCCGGAGTTGGACGATGCCCACTTCGCTTGCCTTGAAGCTCTGGGACGCGAAGAGGGCCTGCGGCGTTCGCTATGGGCTCGCTTCGAGCGATGCCTCTGCCGTGGTGCGCTTCGTCGCCTGTTGAAGCGCCTACCGGACTTCGATGATGTCGAGACCGAAGACCGCGCCCGCGAGGTGGTCTTGTTGTTCTCGCCCATCGAAGCAGGCCTGGCGTTCTGTTTTGCCCGGCCGGACCTTACGTTGGCGGCGCAGTTGGTGCTGAGCCGAACCGAAGAGATTGATGGGGACGCTTACGAGATCCTCACACCGGCTGCGGAGGCGCTGTCGTCCGCGCAACCGCTGGCCGCAGTTCTGATTTGGCGCTCGATGATCGAGTTCGCACTAGAGCGCGCACGATCGAGCCGCTACGGCCACGCCGCCCGTCATCTAGCCTCTTGCGCCGATGCGGATGCGGCGATCGGGAACTATCAGGGCCGCCCCGAGCACGACGCTTTCATTCAGGGCCTGCGAAAGGCGCATCAGCGAAAGGCAGCCTTCTGGGCGCGCGTGCGGGAGGCCTCCGATGGAGTATAG
- a CDS encoding RNA-binding domain-containing protein yields MRFFLELGTSGCRRKKEGGTLQAETIKNNLFQLVRDTDISEAVGSYLFPEGKPLSFETELWDFKRKPPSLDEKPDDDARLCHKLEMHELIKDVVSFHNSFGGYIVFGVEDSGEDRVVGCNQTLDLGDISRRIKSHTGRDIELFQNTLSIGGINILLLLVPRRRRVDEPVKFTKQAPSTPNKKPSYQKGSVYIRKLDECRPAENSPEDWAFLFSDRIISAQKSTPVRDAIPSNLPPRDPDMVKFVGREKELSILRTWLLDRRSPVKMISGIGGLGKTSVAYRFCEELASSGAGEFEYVAWVSAKRTTYAALRGAMVKTTRHDFSTVEELLQRLIWILAGQSSVDEDADEEEYADILVDALTYSPSFIVVDDLDSLSPDEQRKCATVLQEVGFRTVDREHAGSKFLLTSRLDQGLSPTSVVKISGLDEEAFNLHIRNLCEQFDLEKFKPRLSRQIYSASSGSPLFASAIVRMASLGEKPKEICERWSSHDGEDVREFAFKRELDRLTNASAAVLFAVVKLGEVTSEELLEVVEATKRSLFDCINELQSFHLLGKKENAQGDFIFSTSKELVASAGILKRKLGERANEIERRCAIMRKSEGEQAREIGRTIRSIIRCLDEGETGKALLFAKDLVQRNPRNGDAWCMLARTYLSVKPSKYAEADDACTNALNTSCTRSELFEYVVAAKTGVGDWQGLKTYAEKKRFKSNKRDPGLDAYLTAVRNLVDLANQRGSYLEASKHAQDGTRKLSEKIQNSYLDPDLFSSLVRDQNQLADLSIKYCRLSIERPRDNLRIADLGFELFDRKVQTKEAVRAICDGLTVWSEEVRKKAVMDEAEREIIANNIRKLDRVSELLKSSGRDASEDLVAIARAQRQLGFVGASFS; encoded by the coding sequence TTGAGATTCTTTCTGGAGCTAGGTACGTCAGGATGCAGGCGCAAAAAAGAGGGCGGCACCTTGCAAGCAGAGACCATTAAGAACAACCTGTTTCAGCTCGTAAGAGATACAGATATTAGCGAAGCTGTTGGGTCGTACCTTTTCCCGGAGGGGAAACCGCTTTCTTTCGAAACAGAGCTGTGGGACTTCAAGAGAAAGCCCCCCTCTCTTGATGAGAAGCCAGATGATGATGCTCGGCTGTGTCACAAGTTAGAGATGCACGAGCTGATCAAAGACGTCGTCTCTTTTCACAACTCCTTCGGTGGTTATATCGTCTTCGGAGTCGAGGATTCTGGCGAGGATAGAGTCGTAGGTTGCAACCAAACTCTGGACCTTGGTGACATCTCGAGGCGGATTAAGTCGCACACAGGAAGAGATATAGAACTCTTTCAGAATACTTTGAGCATAGGGGGAATAAATATTCTCCTGCTTCTTGTGCCGAGAAGACGTCGCGTTGATGAACCTGTTAAATTTACGAAACAAGCCCCGAGCACTCCTAATAAAAAACCTTCTTATCAAAAAGGCTCGGTCTATATACGGAAACTTGATGAGTGCCGCCCTGCAGAGAACTCTCCTGAAGATTGGGCGTTTCTATTCTCGGACAGAATTATTTCCGCGCAAAAATCTACGCCCGTAAGAGACGCAATTCCATCTAATCTCCCTCCGAGAGACCCAGACATGGTTAAGTTCGTAGGGAGAGAGAAAGAGCTATCGATTCTCCGAACCTGGCTACTTGATCGTCGAAGCCCAGTTAAGATGATTTCCGGCATTGGTGGGCTAGGAAAGACCTCAGTAGCCTATCGGTTCTGCGAGGAGCTAGCTTCTTCTGGTGCCGGAGAGTTCGAGTATGTTGCTTGGGTATCTGCCAAGAGAACAACTTACGCTGCGCTACGCGGCGCGATGGTTAAGACAACTCGCCACGATTTCTCGACCGTTGAGGAGCTTCTTCAAAGGCTGATTTGGATTTTGGCGGGGCAAAGTTCGGTGGACGAGGACGCAGATGAAGAGGAGTACGCGGACATACTAGTTGACGCGCTAACCTACAGTCCGTCGTTCATCGTTGTGGATGACTTAGACAGTCTTTCACCTGACGAACAACGAAAATGTGCGACTGTGTTGCAGGAGGTTGGATTTAGGACCGTCGATCGGGAGCATGCTGGCAGCAAATTTCTACTCACATCCCGCCTTGATCAGGGGCTCTCCCCAACGTCAGTCGTAAAAATATCTGGACTGGACGAAGAGGCCTTCAACCTTCATATCCGCAACCTATGCGAGCAGTTCGATTTAGAGAAATTTAAACCTCGCCTTTCACGGCAAATATATTCGGCATCATCTGGTTCACCACTCTTCGCGAGTGCCATCGTTAGGATGGCCAGCCTAGGCGAGAAACCTAAAGAGATTTGTGAAAGATGGTCTTCCCATGATGGCGAGGACGTCAGAGAATTTGCATTCAAAAGAGAGCTGGATCGTCTTACCAACGCGAGTGCGGCAGTATTGTTTGCCGTGGTCAAGCTAGGCGAGGTGACGTCGGAAGAGTTGCTTGAGGTTGTCGAGGCAACAAAAAGGTCACTGTTTGACTGCATAAACGAACTCCAGTCGTTTCACCTTTTGGGGAAAAAGGAAAATGCGCAAGGTGACTTTATTTTTTCAACCTCGAAAGAGTTGGTCGCATCAGCGGGAATTTTGAAAAGAAAGCTGGGCGAGAGAGCCAACGAAATCGAGAGGCGATGCGCAATCATGCGCAAAAGTGAAGGTGAGCAAGCGCGTGAAATTGGGAGGACCATTCGGAGCATTATCCGCTGTCTTGATGAGGGGGAGACTGGAAAGGCTTTGCTGTTTGCCAAAGATTTGGTTCAGCGGAACCCAAGAAATGGGGACGCGTGGTGTATGCTTGCCAGGACATACCTAAGCGTGAAGCCGTCCAAGTATGCAGAGGCTGATGACGCCTGTACCAACGCGTTGAACACCTCATGTACCCGCAGCGAGCTTTTTGAGTATGTTGTGGCCGCCAAGACAGGGGTGGGCGACTGGCAGGGATTGAAAACGTACGCCGAGAAGAAGCGTTTCAAATCGAACAAAAGAGATCCGGGCCTAGACGCATATTTAACTGCCGTTCGAAATCTAGTTGATCTTGCAAACCAGCGAGGGAGCTATCTGGAGGCGTCCAAGCACGCCCAAGACGGAACCCGCAAGCTATCTGAAAAAATTCAAAACAGCTATTTGGACCCAGATCTATTTAGCAGCCTGGTGCGGGACCAAAATCAATTGGCCGATCTTTCGATCAAGTACTGTCGATTGTCCATTGAAAGACCGCGCGACAACTTGCGCATCGCTGATCTCGGATTTGAACTATTCGATCGAAAGGTTCAAACTAAAGAGGCTGTTCGGGCTATTTGTGATGGTCTAACCGTCTGGTCTGAAGAGGTCAGAAAAAAGGCTGTTATGGACGAAGCCGAGAGGGAAATCATTGCCAACAACATAAGAAAGCTTGATCGCGTATCTGAACTACTGAAGTCAAGCGGCAGGGATGCATCAGAAGACTTGGTTGCCATTGCGCGCGCCCAAAGGCAACTCGGTTTCGTTGGCGCATCTTTTTCTTGA